Within Dermatophagoides farinae isolate YC_2012a chromosome 8, ASM2471394v1, whole genome shotgun sequence, the genomic segment GTTGAAGTAGGGCTAATGCTGTCACAGGCTTTATTACGTTGGCAAGTTGTTggttgattataataatacttatcataaaaattcaagacaagtaatttcaatcattgtgGTGTGATAAATATAACTTTTTctataaaattttcattacaaacattcgaatgtttgtttagacagttttttttttggagattAGCTCTCACAGAATAATGATCGAATAGAGTTAATGTTTGTCGAGAAGATTTGAGAATTAGGCTCCATAGCTAGTAATACGTTCATCCATTGTGAATGTTACCCGTTGAAAACTcaatataagaaaaaaaaattggagcCATCCAGAgcatcattttgaaattgagcatgaagagaaaaaaaacgacaattcattcatatacaaATCGAAACatgaattttccatttggGTTCAAGTTAGTTGCTTTAAATTGTTATGAACGTCATTGATCGTGAATGCatagaaaccaaaaaaaaaaaacgaactcaaaaaacatacaaacattGTATAAAATGAGAATCtggaatgaaatgagaaaaatacTGAAATCAGTGATGATGGAACGAAACATACATTACATTTTTATGTCTTATATTATATAGAATATAGAATATACGATTAGGTTTTTCTTTCGCGGGTACTTAACCGATAGTTATATAAACAATGTAGATGGTGGCCGCATCTAACGATGTTATGGAGACCAAGAATGGTGGTAAGCAATCAATTTAacccacaaaaaaaattgaattaaaaactATGCAAATAATTGGCGCcattatgaatgatttgCTCTTGcaatatgttgatgatgatttgattttaaaattaggacgactaataataatgttttgtGAGAATATAGTTGGTTTTGGCGCTATTTTAACCAAATTACAGCAACATGCAAAGGTAGAAagagattttttattttttttttgttatttagaTTTCCGATTTAGAGAAACgtgtttttatttcgaatttgcatatttacaaatgaatgcttatgaagaaattgatggaaaaaaatatgcaaaaaaattgtggtatgaatataatttttttctgaagtCTTattaatagtttttttttatttctataggataaaaataaaaatttctgtAGTTAAAATAATAGTTAAAATccatgaaaatcaaaagacagaaattatcaaattattgCAAATTGCATTATCTTTAATCTGAGAAGGACCTTTTGAATTAATGTCAATAATTAGATccataataattgttttgtttaaaaaatattttaataattaacacaaacaaaaaataaataaataaataaaaatcaacagTTGTTATCAGTACAAAAGTTGAATTTGTATATTATGTATGTATTTTATGTTCGAATACGATTCATTCCAACATTTCACATTTATGATTTGTGGTAACAACTCTATAGTGTTCCAGTAGAAATTTCTTAACgcaaatttttcatgaatttaGACTTTTCGAAtatggataaaaatattttgatttttcgttctttttgcgcaaatttattttgctgtttttggttttttttttgattattttcaatatttggcTATTTTCAGCCTTGGCTATTTTTACTTTGACTATTTTAATCCACAATCATCCAGAAATATTGTtcagaaatgaaacaatcacTAGATTCTatacaaatcaaaaagaaaaacttccACCTTCCTCTTATATCAAATGGATCTAATAATGTCTACAGACGATTCTCATTTAGGTGGCGAAACGATCCTGAATGATCAAACTGAACAGTTATTCATAAATTCTTGGCTGAATCAACCACAACGAAAAGAATTGTTAACATCCATGCAAAAACATGATCCAGAATTTCAGCAAAATCATACCAgcaaagaaaagaaaatcgaaATAATCGGTAAAATTATCTTAAAATAGAtctgaaaattttctaaactttcttttttttcagaacttggtgatgatgatgatgatgaattgattttattgccTTCTGTGAACACTATTTCTATGATAAAAAGTTCTTTCGAAGAAAAAGGAAATGATAAACGAAAGCTACAATGTATAAATGAACGAACAAAAGTTGAAAGTAGTATTGGATCCCGTTTCGTTGAATCTGATAAGCATGCACAATTTAACTATGCTACTGTGACAGAAAATTCCAGTATTAAAATTTCGGACTCTAGTATGGTAATACAATCTCGCTTCAATAAACAATCTGGATCAAAACCAAGAATACCAAGAACACTTCCAACTAAAGATGgaataattcatttcaatcatcgattTGACGATGAACAAATGGATCTAATAATGTCTACAGACAATTCTCATTTAGGTGGCGAAACGATCCTGAATGATCAAACTGAACAgttattcaaaaattcttGGCTGAATCAACCACAACGAAAAGAATTGTTAACATCCATGCAAAAACATGATCCAGAATTTCAGCAAAATCATACCAgcaaagaaaagaaaatcgaaATAATTGGTAAAATTATCTTAAAATAGAtctgaaaattttctaaactttctttttttccagaacttgatgatgatgatgaacaattgaattcattgccTTCTGTAAGCACTATTTCTATGATGAAAAGTTCTTTCGAAGAAAAAGGAAATGATACTCGAAAACTACAATGTCTAAACGAACGAGCAATAGTTGACAGCAGTATTGGATCTGATGAGTATGCACAATTTAACTATGCTACTGTGACAGAAAATTCCAGTATTAAAATTTCGGACTCTAGTATGGTAATACAATCTCGCTTCAATAAACAATCTGGATCAAAACCAAGAATACCAAGAACACTTCCAACTAAAGATGgaataattcatttcaatcatcgattTGACGATGAACAAATGGATCTAATAATGTCTACAGACAATTCTCATTTAGGTGGCGAAACGATCCTGAATGATCAAACTgaacatttattcaaaaattcttGGCTGAATCAAccacaacaaaaagaattttcaacatCCATGGAGAAACATGATCCAGAATTCCAGCAAAATCATACCAgcaacgaaaagaaaatcgaaATAATTGGTAAAATTATCTTAAAATAGAtctgaaaattttctaaactttctttttttcagaacttgatgatgatgatgatgatgaattgattttattgccTTCTGTGAACACTATTTCTATGATGAAAAGTTCTTCCGAAGAAAAAGGAAATGATACACGAAAACCACAATGTCTAAATGAACGAACAAAAGTTGACAGCAGTATTGGATCCCGTTTCGTTGAATCTGATGAGCACTTTGACAATGTTAACAGTGTACAAAATAACTATGCTACTGTGACAGAAAATTCCAGTCTTAAAATTTCAGACTCTAGTATGGTGATACAATCTCgcattaataaaaaaactgAACCGAAACCAAGAATAACACTTCCAATTGAAGATGgaataattcatttcaatcatcgattTGACGATGATAAATTACCAGCAAATTTCAACTTTAACTTTTCATCGcgtaaaaataaatcaaaatctaaTAAGGATGATTATGACTTATTGGACATGTCAATTTAATAATCCCATAAATATAAACACATTTCTTTTTGTGAATAAACTTTattcaatctttttcttAACAATTCTCTTTTATTCATTACTCAAATACAAAGGAATATTGGATTCAGAAATGGATATTTTTGCAGGTTGCACTTCTTCGATTGTTGTAgtcaatcgattttcatcatcgccatcaaaATGTATAGGAAGATATGCATCTGAAATGGAACATTTTGTCATTGATTGTTCGGATACGATTTCAGATGATTCACGATTTAAAAAATCTTCCATTAAACTagatgattcatcatttatattgataatttcaGGATCTTCAAAAGTAGATTTCTCATGAGATTCCTCATGAGACTCCTCCTCACTAATCATTGATTGCTTAGTAGTTTCGAAATTATTTACGGCAAAcaatttatttctttttggttttgaacgaatttttcgatttgtttCTGCTTCAAATGCcaatggttttttctttccatgaCCATTACCCGTTCGTGATCGTTTATCTTTTGAAACAATGTTTCTTTTGTTAtttcgaatcttttttttgttccattcatCTTTAGCACGAGCGGTCAACAATTCCAGTGGTAAAAATGGATATTTATTTCGTAAGAAAATTGTCGCGTTGTATAAAAAATCttcataattataatgatcttTATAAGTTTTGcctaaaaattcaaattgaaatggaagttttgacttttttccagtaattttggccattttgagcaaataaaaaaatcgtcACATTCACTCACACAgtaacgataatgatgaaaaattgaacaatattCTATCAGCAGGTTAGCTTGAAggaaattgcaaaaaaaaaccaagccTCTACTCACTATCgatacaatcaaaattttttttttcaatttaaattcacaAGTTTCAGTGacaagtttttattttattaatttgaaaagaatctataaaataacaaaatgataGGCAATTtgtatttacaaaaaaaagaaaatgaataattttctattATATTAATCATCCAAAAATGTTATTTGACCTGGACCACCTTTACGCATATATCTACGATATCGTTTGTAAGCAGAATTTTCAGCCAATTTTGCAcggacatcatcatcttttttctttttccatggTTCAAAATTTTCCCTGATCCATAATTCTTCGCGCATATATTCATCGATTTCATATTGATCTTTTTGTGCCCACTGGAATTCCGAAAGATTCATAAACTTTCGCATGATATAATGTTTTTCCTCTTCACCTAATGGCTCTTTTTTAATATCAAATTTATATATCCATCTGGCATGCCAATAAATGTATTGGGCTAAaatcatgaaatgaaaatagaattataaaaatagaaaattttgacAATTAGACATTACCAATAAATACTGGAATGAGAAACAACTGCACCCATAGGATATCTTTGTATGATGGTTTCGAATATGCACCtttaatattcattttatcttCGATCACCTTACGTATACAtgcttcttcttcttgtttcaattcttctttaagtttttgtttattaccCGATCCTCTTTGTTTTACACGACTTTTGCCATCAGATGTTGATGTTACTGTTGGCCATATACCTTCATCGATGGCTATATCTTTGGCTTGAATACGATATTTGGGCACAGTGACAAAATAATCGATAGCTTCTTTGTAACGTGAATTAGATCCATAATATTGATAAATAGATATCAGTGTAATAGTCACAACAATTACGATTCGTACATCAACTTTTGGTGCATAAACACGACGAtaatatcgataataatgatgataatattcttCAGGATTATCCAacatataatcataatctttacgtgattcatcatcacgtAACACTTCATAGGCCTGagcaatcaattgaaattgtttggTTGCAATGGCTTTAGCTTCTTCACCACGATGTAAATCTGGATGCCATTTACGGGCTAATGAACGATATGATCGTGAAATTTCCTCTTTACTGGTTTCACGTGTCACTTTAAGCACtataaacaaagaaaaaaaacaatttaaaaaaagaatcaatttaaaaattcataacTTTACCATCATAACAATTATCTTGGCCACAATATAATCCTTCCAGAAAGGCATggcaaaaatttaaattgtttattaATGTTGTGATGAATAATACGATAAatgttatatttttattcgttttcaTCGTTGCAAAGAACTGATCAATTCCAATTCGATGATGTATACtatagttgttgttggcagAAATGATtcagaataacaaaaaaaatcaatttagtATTTGctctttacttttttttcaaatcgtaacacattcgattcgaatcaaCAGTTATCGTTAGTGTTTGTTggtggaacaaaaaaaaaattcaacacagaaagaaagaaagaaaaaactaaattaaTATATCAATCTTTGAGTAACTTTGGTAACATGAAGGAAATGGCAATGGATcggtgtgttttttttacacgcacaatataaatatatagatAATTTTGCCACATTGGCAAAGCCAACCGGTTCATGAAATCGTGTGCAATGACATAAaacacatatataaaaaatgcaattgaatcaatgtcACCGATTATATCATAAAACAGGAAGtctaataatattaatattatcgAATTGAGACAAACGATTCAATAGACAATGGAAGATCCAATCCATTTGGAACGATTGGAAATGATCAtatgttggatttttttcagcGAGAGCCagaaatcaacaaaaaaaaacacgattACGATTCTAACGCCATCTAACAGCGTGTTAATAAAACCAATgtgaaaacattcaaaaaaaaaaaatttttttttccaaaattttaaaattaaaaattaaaacattgGGGTTCATCGAAacatatatttttattatatcataatgttgaaatgtgtgtgtgggtgtgtgtatgtgtatcaAACGGAAATTATAGCCAGCTAATATAATGGACAACAACCataaacggaaaaaaaaacttgggctaaaatttaaatttcaacaaaaaaaaatgttgtttcCATTCGGTTCGACGACATAataaacatatatatagtttATAATTTCCAAGCTTGTcgcatcatcaaatcaaagtACATGTCTTCGTCTATTGAAGCACTTACGCCAGAATAGTAAGccaaaaattctgttttggTTAGCTGTAAaagttgaaacaaaaatacaaaaactAAGAATTCGATTTGgataaatatttcaaattttttgataacTACCTGACCATCAGACGAGTCATtggattcgaattttttgataaaatccTCCAACAATTCCTGTTCAgttttatttccattcaaatATTCTGGATGTGATTTAATATTATAGACACCTTGTAGATCTTGTATGTTGACAATACCATCACCAGTTTTATCCAATTTATCAAATGCTTTTTCCACCAATGATATACGCATCATATTCATTGGTGGTCGAATAGCTTTCagaaattcatcatatcTAATGGTACCTGATCCATCTTGATCGAAAATttcgaaaacatttttatattcttcATCCGATGCTTGATAACCCAAATCTTCAAGACCATTACGAAATTCTTGATATGAAAGATCGCCACTTCGATTATCATCCATGATACGGAATTGTCTGTCcaaaataagaataataatttgtttatcaaattatttgaatcaaaatttttaattattaataaatttaCCTTCCCAAGGCCATAATACCGGTAGTACCACGTTGTAAAcataataatcgaattttttcaacaggATCACTGGTAACGGCTAATTGACGGGTagatttttccatcaaaagTTGTTCATTTCTTGTCTGTGCTGTGATTGGTCGAGGCATATTTGTAgaatttattcgattcaatttgataccacaaattttgaatttcaaaataaagtttaaatctttgttgttggttgttgttgttgttgtaataacacaatgtcaaaatgaatggaatgatttttatttgaaaaaaaaatttggaacaGATACGAATGTAGCTTTTTCGAACAATATGATTGAGTGTTTTCTATttgacataaaaaaaaacaatgtcaatgaaacaaaataaatggtctatatatatataatggaatggaatgtaATCTGAAATTCAACCACTATATGGTGACATATATACAGACGGCAAATagattaattaaatttttttatcttttcaaTATTgtcaccaacaaaaaaaaacaaaaaggaaATTGATGGTGGATaacaacgaaatgaaaaagaattcgatttcgaaattgaatttttttttgttttgatcagGAAACTGATagcaccaccactactactattgACAATGATTATTCGAAATCTTTGATTGCTTAcctctttttttgtttagatgatgaatggattttcgtatgaaaaatacaaaaaaatcgtGTTTATTAATTACaatgttgattatcaaatCGGTTGCGTCactttgattgttgtttgactTGTTTGACTAAAATTCTGTTTATACACACGCAAAACAGTGTTTTTTGTGATGAATGTAGAAGTAGATGGCCGCCGCTTTAATGCTTCTTggctattatttttttttttttattattagttaATGCGTATATGATTgcgaatgtttgtttgtgtgtgtatttgctgtttgtttgtttgtttgtgtgtgttggtgaATATATGATCCAGacactttttttcacaccAGCTACCAGGTAGACAATGgtaaccgaaaaaaaaatcgatcagaTTAAACTAAATACTAAACTATAGAAACTAGAGTAGAGTTActaaaacaaattaaatgtGTAGTATATAAGTATATTTTCAGTCAATAAACAggcacgaaaaaaaaaatgtaattcgaaaacacaaaaatttGACGGGACCACACCACATATACATTTGTATGATGAGAGTAGGCGTGTATGCGTAAAAATGTATACATAAATAGAAATTACCGTAAAAATACGTCAAAATATTCAAGTGTTCCAAAAATGTAATGCAAAAATTAATGCTAAGAGACCAAAAATgactttttaatttttcatatatatggttgtttttttttattattattttcaggaaaaaaaaacctggatatatctatctatccatttaaaatttgttcaatcattttatcaatcTGTTCAAATTGCCATGGCCATTttgtattgaataaaaattgccTATGATCAAAACGATTATCATCTGGTGAATAAGTTTCCGTATGAAGACTTGGTGTcaatattgtttgtttatgaCGATTACGTGCATATAATGTAAAGaatcgttttatttttgatgcTAATAATGTTGGTTCAACCAATTGTCCATTAAACACTTGTCGAACATGATCGGCATGACGATCATTCCAGATTTTACAAAACATTCCATATGGCCCATATGTACCATATATTCCACGACGTATACGGCCAAATAAACTCAGTTCATCATATGTTAGTCCTAAATCCTCTTCATCTTTCTGATCCTGACCAGTTAATTCGGCACTAGGAATAGCATTGATAATATGATCTAAAACTTGTTCAGAATTCGGAATAATTTGTTTCGAATAAATCATAAATCTTTTCAGATCATTTTTACTAATTGAACCAATTGGATTTAGATCAGCAGATGAACAATCATATTTGGTTAGATAGCCAACAAGAGCTTCATCCACATTTCCTGTAGCCAATACTAAACGATTACATTCGCTCATATAATAGGTGAGAACCATTCGAATTCTAGCTTgtacattttgttgttgtatggtCACATCATCGGTAGATTTTGTCTTAATACCTAATGGTACTGTATCGATAATTTTCTGATAAATATCGGTTAAATCATATGTTTGAAAATCAGCTCCAACCAATTGGGCAAGATTTTTGGCACGATCATAACTATCTTGACCGGAAAATTTAGTACGTAAATAGCAGCAACGTAACAATCGTTGACATATATCTTGTGGTTGCAATTCATGAGCTTCTATAtctaaaattgatttcaatgatttaatTACATTCTGATTTTTAACcgaataaatttgatgatgcaGAAATCGACAAAGTGAATAGACAATACAGACAACCGAAGATGAATCCAAGCCACCACTTAAAGGCACAATGAATCCTTTGATTCCACCAGGAATACATCGACGTAGATAATCCCATAACCATAATGAACAATAGCGCATTATTTCTTCTTCAGGACAAAGTCCTACAAAATTTTTGGCAATGTTAGTCTGtggaatttcaaaattccaATTCTTAAAAAATCCACAATTTTCTATCGTGATAGTATTTACATCAGATATGTTTGAATAAAGCATACTGCTATTTTCATAAGGTTTGCTATCgttgaatttgataaatttttccgAAACAGTACAACTTCGAATTGGAATATTATTTTGTAATCgaaattgttgaatattgattGGATCCACTGCCGATACGGTAACAGAAACTTCATCAAAAAGTTCATCAGACAATACATTTGACATTGAAAGTAAATTGCCATTTTCCATAACAAAACTTCGCCCATAAAAACAAAGACGACCACCGCCATCACACCCAATATTATTGACATAGGCATAGACACCACCtgaaatttaataaattacaatttagaaaattaatttgattcgtctatgaaaaaattcaattaccAGTTTTGCTGGTAACTGAACGAACATGATTATATGCATTGTCTAATTTTCGGAGTTCCCAATATGAACTGGATGGGTTAACAACCAAATGGCATGCTCGTAGACCAAAATGACGATTACTTTGAGTGTCTGCATGCCATAATTCTTCACAGATTTCAAATCCAATTCGGAACACACCTAACGAAGCTTGTAAATCATTGTTTTCGATGACATTATCTTTGATTTCTATGATTGCCCCATCACCAAATGGTACTCGTTTTTGTTCGCATATTTCCGTTATTAACGGTGGCAATTCGAACCATGAAATAGATCCATTCGTTCCATCATTCCAGGGTTTAAAATAACGATTTTCTCTAAAGAATTTTGGATTGAAAAAACTACGTCAGCAGTCTATTTCATAGGTGGTATTAGAATTACCTATAATTTCCATGGATAGCTAATCTATTTTTAGCTCTGATATAAACAATTTTCGAATTATAAATAATCGTAACACAATTATATAGGCAAGAATCCTTAATGACAGGCATACCAATACATATTATAatgtttttataatttttcttgaGAATTTCACCAAGAACTTGCCATGAATGAAATACGGTATCAATTTCATAGAATGCATCCTCACAACCATAGCCAGTAATTTCGAGTTCAGGACCCAAACGAATAGAAGCGCCCAATTCGATGGCTCGATCGATGCTTGTCAAGATTCGAGATAAATTACCTTTGAAATCTAAACATAGTTGATTCAATGTACAAATGGCAATTCCAAATTTATATGAAGacatgtttgatgatgatgaataatttaaaattcgtGCATAAAAATCATATGACTGTAGAATttggaattggaaaaaattcccaGAAAATTTCCagccattaatttttttttatacaaattTCTCATGTTGtctattttctttctttataaTTAAGTActtttatttgaataaaaattattccatgttttttcacaatcataattcttgaaattatttccaaatataaatttttcataatcagaatcaatattatagaatattttatgatgaatatcCAACATTGGCCATGGTAGTCGtctagtaataataataataaaggaAAATCTTGATAAAttcggagaaaaaaataatacaataaaaaaaatataccttttgtgaatgaaatatttaaCCATTTGAATCAGTTCCATTGAAACTAATCGATCAGAATGATCAAATAATGCAGGTTGTAGAAATGGAATACCAAAAATGGCAAACATTTCAAACGAGTGACAGGATCCCATCCATTTGCCACACCAAACACGTTGGAATGTGTTCCAAAATATACTGGTTCGAGGATTACCTTTGTATTGCcaataatattgatatatggaagaattttttgtcgCTAACAAAGAATCAATGAACTTTTCCATTGGACAAACAATATATCGATCACCAAGCATATTGGTTATGATACGATGCAGAATAATGGTGTCAACAGTAGTCATATCCATTTGTGTTGtatgaattttcaacaaatgatttaaataataatcgataattttcgtctctttgttgttaataataaccataacaatttaaatgttttattcattaaaaatcaaatactCACTATTGATCGGCAATGATGTAAACATTTTGTTCAGAAATAATTCGGCCGTACTCATTGCTTGATATAGTGATTGTATATGTGATCGTATATGTGTTCCGAATTGTTCACGATCTTCAAGCATTGCAATCCATGATCCTTCATCATTGGTATAGCCATAAAGTATGGACAGATTCTTTTTGGGTAAGTTGTTTAAAAGTTTGATTGGATTATTCGGTTGGAAATGACCATCAATCATAATCGGAATGTTTacaaataatttatcatcagcCAATTGTTTCACCATTTCCATTGAAACTAAACGGCTTCGATTCTTAGCAATTTTAGAATCAACGCAATCGATCATATTTTCGGTATTATAGCAATTCATATAATGAAGATAATTTGACCAAAATTTGTCAACTTGTTCAGGTTCATTTAGCTCATTAACTTGTAATGGCGAACCACTCATCATAATGGCTTGACTAATCAAACCTTGACTTAATGGTGAAACAATGTGCATTCCTATCGATAGAGCTGCTGACGATTGACCTACCAATGTAATACGATTTGTATCACCATTGAAATATCGTATGTATTTATGAATCCATTTAAATGCTTCTACTTGATCTAACATTCCGACATTCGGTACAATATCGGTCATATTGGATCGATAGAAAAACCCATAGAAATTAAGACGATAATTAAAAGTGACAACAATGGCTTCGGCATGATGTGCAAGAAATAAACCGTTGTATTTGGATTCGGAAGCCGATCCAAATACAAATGCTCCAGTATGGATAACAACGATCACTGGTTTTAGTGAATCATTGCCGCCTGGTGACCATATGTTTAAATAAAGACAATCTTCActaaaattataattattcaGCTGCAATGATTGATCAGGTTGCATGCAAGGATTCGGCCAATTAATTGCATCGATTGTTTCATTCCATTGCTGTTTAGCTTTGGGTGGCTGAAATCGTAATTTACCGATCGGTGCTTCGGCATATGGTATACCCAAAAATACCTgcattcgatcatcattaattttttgattgaaaccGGCAATTTTTCCAGATTCagtatcgatgatgattttgtgcacattcaatttggtttttattCGATCATTGTTAGAAATTGGCGTTCGATAATATAGAACAtaaatgatgaccaaaagAATAGCATTCACCGTAGTTAGGCCAACAAGTGATTTATTGTAAATTTTAgacatttcaaatgtttacCATAGAAATATTGACgatgaaatgattgttttcatcttcattttgcATCCATTTACTTTAGAAGAAATATTTGTGGTTAAGATTTCGAATTCCAATTGCTATGATATCTATGGACAGACTATCTGAAATCAAATGAGTGAAACCTTGAATCTTCtttgtttatatatttatttttaattgtttttattaaatttcgATTGCAAAAACACTAGAAAAATGGATTATAATGCATCATTCGCAATGTCTCCTAAATTAATTCAAGTAGGAAATTCCTGCTATCGAAGATTGGATTGTAATCCCGATGGaattatcgataatttgACTATCAATACACGAAAACTTGCATTGCAGCAAAATGTTACACAATCAGGTATTTTATCTCCAATTATATCAACtatattttgaattattcGCCCTGTATAGGACATGGTAATCCAAATAATTATTccattgatcaaattgaaagcGAAGATTATATCACATCGAATTcaatg encodes:
- the LOC124495907 gene encoding acetylcholinesterase-like — protein: MSKIYNKSLVGLTTVNAILLVIIYVLYYRTPISNNDRIKTKLNVHKIIIDTESGKIAGFNQKINDDRMQVFLGIPYAEAPIGKLRFQPPKAKQQWNETIDAINWPNPCMQPDQSLQLNNYNFSEDCLYLNIWSPGGNDSLKPVIVVIHTGAFVFGSASESKYNGLFLAHHAEAIVVTFNYRLNFYGFFYRSNMTDIVPNVGMLDQVEAFKWIHKYIRYFNGDTNRITLVGQSSAALSIGMHIVSPLSQGLISQAIMMSGSPLQVNELNEPEQVDKFWSNYLHYMNCYNTENMIDCVDSKIAKNRSRLVSMEMVKQLADDKLFVNIPIMIDGHFQPNNPIKLLNNLPKKNLSILYGYTNDEGSWIAMLEDREQFGTHIRSHIQSLYQAMSTAELFLNKMFTSLPINKTKIIDYYLNHLLKIHTTQMDMTTVDTIILHRIITNMLGDRYIVCPMEKFIDSLLATKNSSIYQYYWQYKGNPRTSIFWNTFQRVWCGKWMGSCHSFEMFAIFGIPFLQPALFDHSDRLVSMELIQMVKYFIHKRRLPWPMLDIHHKIFYNIDSDYEKFIFGNNFKNYDCEKTWNNFYSNKST